The DNA region CACTGTCTGTGGAGAGAGAGTCAAGCTTGTGCAGAACGTCCGACCAGGTGAGACTCATTTTAAGGATATGCGAGTGCTTCATGCTGAATCGCTACCACAGATCGAAGGGGAAGTTGGATTCACACCGACCACTGTCTAGTCTGGTGTAATCGAACCAACTTCCGTTTGcgtagaaagtctggttcatttggggaggtatGAATACGTAATCAAACTCTGACCCAAACCAAAGAAGGCTAACTCTGGTTTGCCTACAAAACTAGGACTCATTTtgtttgaagtgaactctggtgcactTAGAATGCACATTTGAATGCAAGTGGACCAGAGACGGCTCCAAAACCAGGAAGCAGACTAcagtgcaaggcattctgggtcaGTAGAACCAAAATAAACTCTAGCgttagcgggagaaatggctcatggtcttttaccaaagactaaagagaaattatatagccgctaaaatctgacactactccaTTTGTAAGTagtgctcatgtcttcttctgaggcttttgtgtcatttccttcagtgattcttggtgcagcgccaccgcAGGCGAGCGGGaggaacatgtttttcaaagagtttggttccatcagctgtgaaaacaatcCTGGGGACAACATTGTCAGAATGAGCGCTTCTTCTCCACCATAATAGCTATTTGTCTGGGcaatatgttttcttcttttcaaaccAGATccaatttctgactttaatctttgaATTGACGAAAATGAAAgattttggttgttgttttttagtttgggatatttaaaatgtcttccagttccagtgttaagtgttctttacaaaatgacCTATATAATTTGAAAGATCAACTATATAGTGAGAGTAAAAACAAAGGTAGCCCAGCTAAAATATTTATCGTGTAGTTTCTCAATGAAGCAGTCTGGTGTTTAAGAGTCTTGTGCTTTCAGTTTTGCTTAATTAGTTCAGCTCGATTCAGAGGCAGAAAGAAAGCAGTGATTTGACAAGGAAGTCAAATCACAAGTTTCACCCCACCTTACTCTGTTATCGTCCTGCTGGCTTTCACACAAGTGTTGTTAGGCAACAAGATCCACACTGCTTGGGGTTGTTGTCCCAGCTCTGAACTTTGCTGCCTCCCTCTGGAGGGAAGAAACTTTCAAAACGTCAATGTGAAAGTGaacccaaacaaaaacacacctaGTAAATCTGCACTAACACTGCGAGACACATGATGTACTGTTTCCTTACAAAGAATAACACACATGCGAATGCAAGTTACGTTCATTTGAATCCCACAGTCTTTTTATTCTCTGCAAGGTCCGGCGGACTGTGTGTGTTGTTacgggaactgacggtctgacagGACAACCCCACCGCTACCCCATTTTCCGACCATGACATTTGCCGCTCTAAGATGGCGAGAGTGTTAAATAAgctttatagtttttttgttgttgtaatcaGCCCTCATTTGACCTACGACCTCCTATAGTTTCTATTCATTGCTTGACTTGCATGCCTGATCTCCATCCCAGGTGGCGCTGCAGTCAAAGCTGGAGTACATGAGGGGGACCGGATCATTAAGgtttgcatttctttgtttgaaactagttttaaattttttttatctggaagTGTTTTGAGATTTCCTTCTTTGTGTTGACTTTGCCTCTCAGGTGAACGGCTCACCGGTCTCCACCATGACTCACCAGGAAGTGGTAAAGCTCATAAAATGTGAGTTTGACAAGCTCCGCCGGATTGGTGTTCGTAGCCTCAGGTTTTATTAAAGCCGTCCCGTTTTCCTGCAGCCGGACCGTACGTCGCCCTAACACTACAAGGACCGCCCCCGTCCGCCACCTCCGTGCCCTTGGAGCCCCTCCCTTCAGACTCTACGCCCAATCAGAGGTCTTCTCTGACCGGGGAGGGTCCACCCCCTCCGCCTCCACCCTTGCCCTCCGGACTGGGCAGCACCCCATCCCAAAGAATCACTGGACCCAAACCGCTACAAGTGAGTGGGAAACCTTTAAAAGTCGTTTTtgaattggttaaaaaaaaattttcaaacaatttttttttttttttaccgaaaAATGGCTAAATGTATTCGTAGGATCCAGAAGTGCAAAAACATGCAAGTCAGATACTCAGGAAAATGTTGGAGCAGGAAGAGGCTGAACTCCAGGTGGGAATTCTGACGCAGAAAAAGccagttaaatgtttcaaagtcaCAACATTCGCTCCATTAAGCTGCTTGTTTCTGCAGGGCTTGATGGAGGAATGGTTGAAGAGCCCGTCGCCGTCGCTGGAGGAGCGCATCGAGAGCGCCAAGAGGAGAGCTCACCAAGTCAGGGTCAAGATTCAGAATCAGGTcagcagaaaaagaagcagCATAAAAATCAAAAGGGAAAGTTTCAGTAACAAGTGATGCCAGGATGGGATGACTACATCTTAGGACGAttactttgtttccttttctccttCTGTCTTCTTTCCTCCTCAGGAGGGAACGGGATCAGAATCTGTCACAAACTACATCCAAGCAGGAGAAGGTTTGTCTGCTTTGAAATGATTACatcaatttaaaacttcaataaaaaaacaaatcgaCCAAATTTGATTTCCcattttaatagatttatttcgTTTTGGAAAATTTTAGATTAGTTTGAGCGGATCAGGGAATCATAAGATCTCCTGCTGCTTTTCGAGCAAATTATGTAGGATTGCATGCTGAGGGGCATGATTCTTTGTTTTAtcgtttttttcagtttttattttttattgtctgttcaaaataaatgaatggattaatctcagagattttctagaaataaacgtcttctagcaaatttttgacttttcaagctcagaaatttcccaagtttttttctagaaaatttctgagatttctctttttgttttttttaaattttattttattggcagAAATTTTCtccacctttttttcttctctttctacCTACATTGGCTCTAATGCGCCATGTTAGAGATACAGATGCTTgacgcacttttcagattttcacaaAGACAGGTGATTTTGGACACCGTTTTCACTTCCACATCAAAGCACCAGTTTGTGTTGCTGGATCGCATAAAACCTTAGTAAAATACGTCGGAGTTCATGGTTCTAACGTGACAAATTGtggtttcaaaaacaaatgcGAGGAGGTTTTTGCAACGCACCTCAGAGTCACTGTAaaagttttctgttgttgttgtttttgcaggaCGTTGTTACAGATCTTCCTGTTCTCTCACAGGACGGCTGTCGATAGACTCCAGTGAAGGAGACTTGGAGGTAACACgctgttgctgtgtgtgtgtgtgtgtgtgtgtgtgtatgtgtgtgtgtgtgtgtgaatgtccACTCATCCCGTTCCACTCATCCTGGCTCCCTCTACCCCTCCCTCGCTCTCCCTTCCCCTCCCGTTGCCCTCAGGCCTTTGAGAGTCCCAGCTCCTCCCCCTCATTACCCTTCAGGACCCCCTATCACCGACGCCAGAACTCGGACACACACACCCTGTCTGACACGGTGAGACAGACACACATTTGCTTTCCattcttttcttctctccctctcattcattttttcattcattatttactgatttttgCGACAACTGTTGCTCTGTCATTTTACCGAAACAGGAACGTCGTCACGCTCGCCGTTTGCAACACTTTGATTCGCTCggcttgtttaaaaaaaaaatctcaacgtcacaaaggaaaaaacaaacaaaaacaaaaagtgttggtTTGTGTTTCAGACCGTTTAGGCTCGCTGTTTCCTGCCTGAACacaattaataaatgaaaacaactcTTGATGCGTTTCAGAATGCAGGATTAAACGAATTGCTCTTCAATCCGATTCTGTCTCAGGGTGCTAAAGCCCAGATCATCAGCCCtgaggatgaagatgaagaaggTGATGGCTATGCCTTTAATGaggtgtgttgttgttgttgttgctttttttttctgtttattttccccCAAATCACCTGACTGCTTTTCATCTTGACTTTGCTTTCCTTTCCACCCGTTCGTAGATGGACGGTCCCTTCCAGGACATCGAGTTGTTGAAGTCACGGCCGGCACACATGACGGTGTTCATGAGATACGTCTTCACCCAGCTGCTGGACCCAAACCCTCTGGTCAGTTCAGAGCTAAAGAGATTTGCTCTGATTAACTAATTACATATGACCCTCACTGGTTTTCTTGGTGCTTATTTCTGATCTAAAAAGGTTGAAATTTGAGTCAGGAGTATTTGTTCGGGCTCTTTTCTAATCTACGTTGCTTTCTAAATATACATAAACAGCGGTTaaatctttttgtgtgtgtgtgtgtgtgtgttttagtctCGGAgccaacaaatgttttattctttaagaCGTCAAAAGTAGAGAAAGGTGCATAAAATGGCGAAAAAAGTGATAACGTTACATTTGGAACAGTCGCCTTGGATACAAAGTACAGAACAGAAACCCAAGACAAAAGTAGCAAGGTTTCCGACTaaaatgtgatggaaaaaaaggtttacaTGTTAATTTTTcctgtgaggaagaggaagttaGGAGGACAGAAACTTGGAGAGACTTGGAAATccattcagttgtgcaaaacgCTTGCGTGGAGCTAGCCTCGCCTTTGAAGACgtagctcctcctcagagctgcagtttccaagcttctggcatttgactcccccactcagctccttcagactagccagcagcaattagcaaatcgTTAacggagctgcttctcagtgaaacgcagataaaaaatgttgttaaagggttaatagaggagccatgttgtgatgacgtcctgacggcggagtttcagaaagagtagaaatttttaaagagacagaggctcaatttgagttaaattacaaagtaaaatttctttcaagtcatatttgatatatgtagctttttttttttacataactgaaggtaacatagttactttattgtgccTTAAagtggcactatgtgcctggaaaacacatccAAACTGGGATTTACTTTCTTACATTCACGTCTTCTCCTCCCCCCCACAGCTGTTCTACCTGTCTGTAGAAGCGTATTTAGGCTCCACCCCTAAAGACGCCCGCGCACTCGCGCCTCAGATCTGCTCCCACTTCCTGGATCCAGATGCTGTACGTCTCCATGTATCTCTCTGATAATAAGCAAATGTGTTTTGCAGAGATTGACAACAGtaataatgtttgtttgttttttttgtaaaatgtgcaaataaatacattattacaATTTTAACCATAATGTCACACCTTCAGTGCGCCAACTCATTCGAACATTTTTCTTGCAGCCCTTGAAAATCAAAGTGCGCGAGGAATTTCTGACAGAAATAGGTAACAGGAGGCTTCATTAATAATCTGATATGATGCCAGTTATTTTTGTGCATGCTTTTATATTCTATCACTAATGTTTGCATCAACGTCAGAGAACCGCCTTCATGCCCAGGAGGACATCCGAGGGCCTCTGTccgagctgcagcagcaggttctgcCTGACATCCAGGATCAGATTCAAGACTACAGGTgcgtcattttaaggatgctgcAGTTCAAAATTCAACACCATTTTCCCTCCAAAATGTCTGTTCTGACTGAGTTTAAGCTCtacaaagtgtttgttttggtattttcaATATCGCCGCTACCGTGTCGTCGTTGGTCTTGACCCTTACTAAACATTCAGTCAGAAAAAGAGCAACCTGCAGGTACAGGTCTGAGTCTGAAGGCTTTTGGTTTATTCTAAGGACATGAATTTAAACCCTGCAGATTCTGATGTGGGTCTCTGGCTTTGAACTCCGTCTAGTTCAGCTGTCTCTCCAAAGGTTTAGTTACATTTAAACCTTTgtaaaaattcagagaaatGCAACAGTATAACCAGTCATGCCAACTTTAAcaaagatgggaaaaaaaaaaaatctttgtagaATATCAATTCTACTTTTTAACGTTCAACATGAGAAGGAATAGATGGACAGAGGCAAAACAAGCTAGCTTGATCTTATGGACACAAAAAACTTATGCAGTTTTTGCTTTGCTTGATTGTAATGCAACAAGCCCCCCAAAAACTCCCccatatttagatattttgtttttcagtcttaaatttCATGCAAAGTGGCATTAAAAAGATCTTACGAAACCAACAGACTCTCTGCCTCAGTTGCTTTTGTAACTGGATCTTAAAGGTTTTGTGTGCAACGCTCATTTACTGCAAGTTGTAAAACCGCTACATGTATAGGATTCTGTTTCCTGGTAAAGAAGCTCTTTATTTTATaggttgttttttggggggtttgtTGTAGCCTGTTGAGTTTGTGTTCATGTCTCCTGACAGGAACAAGCAGATGATTGGTCTGGGCTCTCTGTTCGGAGAAGGAGACCTGCATCAGCTGGACGGAGACCCCCTGAAGGAGAAGCATGTGGTGGACAGACAGGTCGCCGCTCTCTGGGAGATTCTGTGAGTCACGAAGCTGCCTTCATGAATGGAAGTCGTGAAAGGTAGTCCATAGTTTTCCTCTTTGACCGGCTCACTTTGACGTCGAGAAATCAGGGAAGTCTCTTTCCttttaaagagagagagagaaaaaagctttTCTCTTAGGAGCTGAAACTGATTTTCTGTCTCTATAGTAGATCCACCTGCTCAGGTGTTTATAGAGTCCTATAAAATAGTTAatcacaaagcagcagcagctaaatgAGCATAGCAAAGGTCGTTGCTCCAGATGTAAAGCCTGGAAACCATGTGACGCTTGCGCTTTCGGCGTTTTACACACACCGTCAGATTCTCCCGTCACATGACTGAGACGGCAGGGCTTCTGTTTCTAACGCCTGTGGATGTAGCCAAACCGCTGCAGGTCCAATCagtaacccttttttttttttttggttttgtttttttcccccattccAGATCAAAGCATGAAGAGGACAGAAGGTAAAAAGCGCGTTTAACGGCTATTCTGCACTTTAACAGCTTTAGGTCTCTTCGTCGGCCTCATGGCGTCGGCTCTCTCTCCTTCACTGCAGCTCTCCTCTGGCCTCAGCTGTGCTCCTCTACCTGCGACACTCCGGCATCAAGCTCAGAGACTCCAAGGTCTTCCTCGGCCTGAGCACGGAGAAGGACAAGTGGCTGGCTTTTCTGAAACCCAAAAAGGTAAAGACAAGGCGGGATTCTTATCTGcgctggtaaaaataaaaaaatacataaataagcGTCTGATTTGAGAAAAGTAGTCGCTGCTGCACACGTAGTTCATCTTTAACCACAGAGGAAGCgagtttgttttcttgtttttatagcTCGTAGTATGTGAGAAACCAAATCCGCCCCCGAACTTTAATGGATGTTTTAACTTGAAAGCCTTGAAAATTCCAAGCTGTTTGGTTTTCAATAAGCGCCGAACTCTGCTCTCAGTCAGCAGAGGGTTTATGaacactgcagaaacaccaAATCTCACCAAggatttttgatctagtttctagctCAAATATcctagtacacttaaaataaggcAGAACCAacctaaaagtaactttttagcacaATGTAGAAGTTTGtattaagtcaataatccctCAATATGATGAAGAAGTCCTAGTTGGCAGATTATgtaacttaaaacaagatatAAAACCATCTTAGGGcaaaaatgaagtttaaaaaaattgcaacctttttgaaaaaagatgCTATACGATCAACAATTTTAGTTCTGCAACATCCTGGAAGGTAATTAGCAccacattttcaaaatcatGCAGGTTCTATAACACAgctcaaaaaaattaaattagtttagtGTTCCACTTATCACCTGAAagtttcacttcctgttcaggtCTGACTAAACCACGTGAACAAACCGATACGTCTAGATACCAAATAGTTTTCTCTCAAATTGCTCTTTCAGTTGCTGGTGGTAGTCTTCCTCCTGCAGTCACAGCATCCACAAAGAAGAGTGTTAAAGTAGGCATGACTCGGTGCTTTCTCATGGTGCGTTCACTGCCCGGAAAAAGGCTGGAGTTTATTGGAGTATCAGTTTAATATTGAACCATGAACAATATGAACctgttttaatttgatctgtGAACAGCAACACACTTTGCAACTTGTTTTCCGCCACGTTTTCTAGAATCCTATTGGAATATCAGTTATTTTTTGCcatctttattcattttaacatCGTCTAACACTAATGGGAAACATAATGCATTAGACTGCTTCGAATTGGTTATGGattttttcagtgtttacaCTCAAGAAAGCGTTTTAGCACATATTTTAAGCGAACGGATGTAGAAAAGGAAAATTATGTTTacaatctttttctctttctgcagccGAGCAGCGTGAAGAAAGAGAAAGATGGAGAGGATAAGAAGAGAAACCCCATCCTGAAGTACATCGGCAAACCCCGGAGCACATCTCAGTCCagtaaagaaacacacacacacacacacaccgtttttaaacagaagtgaaCCTCAAATAAATACGAGATCCTCTATTTACAGCAAATGATTCAATAAAGTGATCCtgtgacatttatttcataCAGAAAAGCAACAGATATTTATACTGGTAAACAAATAATACATTAACTTATACGGTTTGTTTTCCTAAagctggaaatatttttcataaaaccgATTTTTGCCTTGAAAAGGGCTGTAGCCTTCTTTCAGTCAGCTGACCTGGCAGTGTGCAGCCGTGGGTTGCTCTGCTGATCTGTGTTCTATGAAGTTGTTATAGTTAATTGTTTGCAATAACTAGTGATAGAAAACACCCTGAAACTCTCCCTTCCACTGTTCATGTCCAAtcataataatttcattttggtttttgttcaccatgttgttttactttctttttttttttttctctctaataATTCTTAATTGACTcatgatttgtttctttttcggctcatttttggttttgtagCATTCCACGTCCCGTTGTCGCCCACAgaaggtactttttttttttttccctcctctttattatttcacttttttgctttttcaattaaaaatctgttcttcATCAGTTGATTATGAGGTGGCACTTACTGCAGACTCAATTCCAGCCCTGCTGTCTGtcttgctgttgctgctgttttggtCGTCGTGCTGAACCGAGACGTGTTTTGCAGTGCGTCCCGGCAGCGTGAAGAACATCATTCAGCAGTTCGAGAACCACACAGAGCTCccaggagaggaggagggggatgCTGTGGACCCCCAGAGGCTCTCCTCCAGCAGCTTGGGAGAGGAAGGCATGGACAGGTGACTGCAAAATTAACTGCCTAAAATTAAGGcattaaaatgagaataaatgttagtcacaggtcttaaattttgtcatggaaggctattatttttatttttttctcatctgacTTTTCTCAGTAGCACACAAGCATCTCCACTCCACTGTGCGACTCCAGGCTACCGGCAGCTATCTGCTAATGTACCCTTGCTAGCTTAAATTTTGCAGTGGCAGGAATATTTtatctagctttttttttttcttcttcctcaccgGACTTTTCTGTTAGGTGAAACTTCTTCATTGCATTCTGTGACTCAAGATAGTCGAGGCTACCAGCAACTAGCTGCATATTAGCAGTTTGGAGCTAGCTAGGATATATTAGCcagctagctgctaatataccatAGCTAGcttaaattttgtcatggcAGGAGTATTTAAtgtaggcttttttttttttttgttggactaaatttgtcaggaaaaaaatttgattcacacacaaacatcttcATTGCATTCTGTGAGTCTAGGTGGTCAGATAGGCTAATGGTAGCTAGATGCTATGATACCTTTGCtagcttaaattttgttgtataaaaacaaaatgtaatgtagTTTTATTTCCTCGCTGGGCTTTTCTGTCAGGTAAAAGTTTTGAGTCGCACGCAAACATCTTCATCGCATTGTGACTCAAGGCGGTCAGGATTAGCTAGCTACTTAACCAGCTAGccttagggtttttttttaaccttgatGGTATTGCAGCAGAATTCCCCACcatcttattttttctgtttccatttcatTCAAGATGACATTACAAAAGTCTTGGATATAACTTGCTGAAACCGGCAGGCACCTTGACGTTTCCTGCTTTTCTCTCGCAGTCCCACGGTCTCGGTGCGTCTGGGGCGCAGCGGGTCGTTGAAGGCTCAGGGTGAAGACCGCCGGCGGGGCACCGTCTCCAGCGGGGACTCGGTGCCCCGCTCTCGCAGCGACGTGGACATGGAGGACTGCGAGGAGAGGGAGCAACCGGGCCTCCGGCTGCTCCAGCACAGCGCCTCGTCGTCCGCGTCCAGCAGCTCCGCTAGGTAAGGATTCTCGCAGCCGgacttcttctgtgtttttttggggttttttttccagttagcAGCTCTGAGTCCAGGGGTCTCGCTCAACAGCCGCTCACATTCCCCTGATCTGGGTAGCTTCTTCCTCACGCCATTTCTATTTCCACTCTCCCACACTCAGGTCTCTTGAGAACCCTACACCCCCATACACCCCTCGGTCCAGACGCAGGTGAGTCAGGATTAACAAAGGATCACCCAGAGTGAGGGAAATTAGGAGCACAGAGGCGGAAATGGGgacattttttgttcataataGCCATCATGGCTTTAACTCATGGCTGACTCTGGAAATATGAATCCTTTCGAATAATTGTCTTCCTGTTCTTCTCTTCATCCACGTTGTTTTCTTGTCGTTCCTCCACTGTCTGTTCCTGCTCCCCTTTTCTCGGACCCCATCTCGATTATCCTACAGGAGTGTGGACTCACAGCTGGCCCTGCTGCCAGACGCCGCGGTGCTGGAGGACGAGGTGTGTGACGGTCAGAACTGGAGGGACACGGTTCCCCCTGAGCTCCTGGCGACCCTCGGCCCCAGGGAAGTGGAGCGGCAAGCCGTCATTTACGGTACGGTTGGCGTTAACCAAGATTTACGACAAAGTGACGTACGGTAAGgaatttatttgtcatttttgactTCCCTTTGTTTCAATCAGAGCTGTTCACCACTGAGGTGTCCCACCTTCGGACCTTACGGGTTCTTGACAAGGTTTTTTACCGGAAGATGAGATCTGTGCTGAACTCGGAGGAGCTGGCCTGCATCTTCCCAAACCTGCCTCAGGTCTACGAACTCCACGGTCAGTCTGGGTGTCAGTGTGTCGTCAGGCTACAAAGCTGGAGTTTGGAAGATGTTTTTTATGGAACGGAAAACTCTCGTAAAGTCACGGTTTTGTCACAGTACTATTTGTGTTTCACTGTGCCTAAATGTCCATGCTGTATTTCTGCCCCGATGTTGAtggtcttttttgttgtttgtttttctatataGCGAGTCTTTGTGAGGAGATGAAGAAGCGACGAGAGAGCCCCATCGTTCAGAACATCGGAGACGTCATGCTGGCCAAGGTGAGCCACTCCTGCTGTGTTTACGAAACTCTCCTGGGACTTAAGCTGGACTGAGACGGAGTATTTCAATAACAAACACTCCCAAGTATGTTTAGCATGCAGGTTTAGCATCCTCTTTCTCTTCTAAAAGGGATCAGTTAGTTATGGTCCCTTTGAAATGCCGGGGGATTTTAAATAAGAATCTGCTGGTCTTTCCTTTTTACCGTCCTAACCCTCGCTGTTGTCTGTCAGGTTGAAGGCGCAGCTGGAAACGAGTTTCAGGAGCAGGCGTCGCAGCTCTGCTGCCAGCAGACTCAGGCTCTGGAGCTCATCAAGAACAAAAAACGGAAAGATCCACGCTTCGCCCAAATCATCCAGGTCCGCACGCTCACCGACTCcagaacaactgaaaaaaaaaaaaataagaataaaatgtctACCTTGTCTTTTTAACATACTTGGTCACATTCATATTTAACATCAGTtttaacatttagatttaaGTGATTTAATATcctaaaactggaaaaataaccTGGCTATAGATAAGATTTCTGTTGAGGAATAAATTTCGACATCCCTTCctattttttattctcatttaaaaTGGCTGATTGCTACATCACTATTGGATGCGCTGCTCATGATTAGAGCGTAATTGCTGAGCATTTGTATGGAGGTTTGACcttttataaaactaaataaacctTTAGCATGGTGTCCTTGTGACTTTTAAGGTGGCGATACAAAGAGTTGCTGTTTTACAAATCTCCTCTTGTCGGACCTGTCTTTCTCCCcaaacataatttaattctttaagaaaacataaaaaagacaaaggttCCGCTGACGTTTTGCTGACATGTCTCCGGCTCAGGAGTGTGAGGCGAGTCCTCAGTGTCGGAGGCTGCAGCTCAAGGACCTGCTGGTGTCCGAGATGCTGAGACTCACCAAGTATCCTCTGCTGCTCGACAAGATCATCAAATACACAGAGGGTGAGAGAGCAGGAAACGATCTCTAAAAGGAAGTCGAAAACAGTCGTACTAGCATTTAATTTCCTGATATAAATACTTAATTTTCTTGTGATAAAGAGTTATCTTACCTGTGGTTTTATGAAGATAACGACTTCATTTACCTACGGTTTTCTCGAGATAagttgatttgatttaaa from Xiphophorus maculatus strain JP 163 A chromosome 14, X_maculatus-5.0-male, whole genome shotgun sequence includes:
- the arhgef11 gene encoding rho guanine nucleotide exchange factor 11 isoform X3, which gives rise to MSLRQPTSTLDSPFAAWLNSLTAGDSERRGPASQQREVTIDESSSPGLVHRCVVVQKDQLGFGFTVCGERVKLVQNVRPGGAAVKAGVHEGDRIIKVNGSPVSTMTHQEVVKLIKSGPYVALTLQGPPPSATSVPLEPLPSDSTPNQRSSLTGEGPPPPPPPLPSGLGSTPSQRITGPKPLQDPEVQKHASQILRKMLEQEEAELQGLMEEWLKSPSPSLEERIESAKRRAHQVRVKIQNQEGTGSESVTNYIQAGEGRCYRSSCSLTGRLSIDSSEGDLEAFESPSSSPSLPFRTPYHRRQNSDTHTLSDTGAKAQIISPEDEDEEGDGYAFNEMDGPFQDIELLKSRPAHMTVFMRYVFTQLLDPNPLLFYLSVEAYLGSTPKDARALAPQICSHFLDPDAPLKIKVREEFLTEIENRLHAQEDIRGPLSELQQQVLPDIQDQIQDYRNKQMIGLGSLFGEGDLHQLDGDPLKEKHVVDRQVAALWEILSKHEEDRSSPLASAVLLYLRHSGIKLRDSKVFLGLSTEKDKWLAFLKPKKPSSVKKEKDGEDKKRNPILKYIGKPRSTSQSMRPGSVKNIIQQFENHTELPGEEEGDAVDPQRLSSSSLGEEGMDSPTVSVRLGRSGSLKAQGEDRRRGTVSSGDSVPRSRSDVDMEDCEEREQPGLRLLQHSASSSASSSSARSLENPTPPYTPRSRRRSVDSQLALLPDAAVLEDEVCDGQNWRDTVPPELLATLGPREVERQAVIYELFTTEVSHLRTLRVLDKVFYRKMRSVLNSEELACIFPNLPQVYELHASLCEEMKKRRESPIVQNIGDVMLAKVEGAAGNEFQEQASQLCCQQTQALELIKNKKRKDPRFAQIIQECEASPQCRRLQLKDLLVSEMLRLTKYPLLLDKIIKYTEGGSSDLPSLQRAQACCRGILKAVNEDVRETEHRQRLSQYQRRLDAAPQFKSLDLTTKRMIHEGPLVWKIGKDKQIEIQALLLSDCMVLLQKGPDDRLLLRYPSRWMGGGGGVITDTKTSFSPLVKLDSLLVRSVATDKKALYIISTKETQIYELAAGSPSEKDTWKDLLEKTIKASAPQSNHGSLPASSPSLRSISPALTEVHPEEEQSEFIGSHVSADDGMLGDRPTDQPEANSSDEDRAVGVAEAALHDVETLRRLLLPDTDEDRRSHDTDSTPTNTMSNGNADGRQQDSLETVLDLCLSEPEPGQPEAPPPESRQPSAKVVRRAMVAGAPPPPSSPFAPDGTAGDVSLPSDLSSHSRGEADTQGNFFYLVMPLDQGESVTDDLPDPPTPTASHFPQPPQEVSSPQTQLEEKEEEEVVAACCTEFIQSDSETMQMEVELEKDDNDNDGEGVETDPPPATQQSHVIRNADEIFLTIEGLMSKLHKLKEIEKAHHKLLESLRDPSLSQESEDQPCRSATVSRTPSMDRSSGDGKEGNPGDPRILSTGF
- the arhgef11 gene encoding rho guanine nucleotide exchange factor 11 isoform X2 produces the protein MSLRQPTSTLDRLNSLTAGDSERRGPASQQREVTIDESSSPGLVHRCVVVQKDQLGFGFTVCGERVKLVQNVRPGGAAVKAGVHEGDRIIKVNGSPVSTMTHQEVVKLIKSGPYVALTLQGPPPSATSVPLEPLPSDSTPNQRSSLTGEGPPPPPPPLPSGLGSTPSQRITGPKPLQDPEVQKHASQILRKMLEQEEAELQGLMEEWLKSPSPSLEERIESAKRRAHQVRVKIQNQEGTGSESVTNYIQAGEGRCYRSSCSLTGRLSIDSSEGDLEAFESPSSSPSLPFRTPYHRRQNSDTHTLSDTGAKAQIISPEDEDEEGDGYAFNEMDGPFQDIELLKSRPAHMTVFMRYVFTQLLDPNPLLFYLSVEAYLGSTPKDARALAPQICSHFLDPDAPLKIKVREEFLTEIENRLHAQEDIRGPLSELQQQVLPDIQDQIQDYRNKQMIGLGSLFGEGDLHQLDGDPLKEKHVVDRQVAALWEILSKHEEDRSSPLASAVLLYLRHSGIKLRDSKVFLGLSTEKDKWLAFLKPKKPSSVKKEKDGEDKKRNPILKYIGKPRSTSQSTFHVPLSPTEVRPGSVKNIIQQFENHTELPGEEEGDAVDPQRLSSSSLGEEGMDSPTVSVRLGRSGSLKAQGEDRRRGTVSSGDSVPRSRSDVDMEDCEEREQPGLRLLQHSASSSASSSSARSLENPTPPYTPRSRRRSVDSQLALLPDAAVLEDEVCDGQNWRDTVPPELLATLGPREVERQAVIYELFTTEVSHLRTLRVLDKVFYRKMRSVLNSEELACIFPNLPQVYELHASLCEEMKKRRESPIVQNIGDVMLAKVEGAAGNEFQEQASQLCCQQTQALELIKNKKRKDPRFAQIIQECEASPQCRRLQLKDLLVSEMLRLTKYPLLLDKIIKYTEGGSSDLPSLQRAQACCRGILKAVNEDVRETEHRQRLSQYQRRLDAAPQFKSLDLTTKRMIHEGPLVWKIGKDKQIEIQALLLSDCMVLLQKGPDDRLLLRYPSRWMGGGGGVITDTKTSFSPLVKLDSLLVRSVATDKKALYIISTKETQIYELAAGSPSEKDTWKDLLEKTIKASAPQSNHGSLPASSPSLRSISPALTEVHPEEEQSEFIGSHVSADDGMLGDRPTDQPEANSSDEDRAVGVAEAALHDVETLRRLLLPDTDEDRRSHDTDSTPTNTMSNGNADGRQQDSLETVLDLCLSEPEPGQPEAPPPESRQPSAKVVRRAMVAGAPPPPSSPFAPDGTAGDVSLPSDLSSHSRGEADTQGNFFYLVMPLDQGESVTDDLPDPPTPTASHFPQPPQEVSSPQTQLEEKEEEEVVAACCTEFIQSDSETMQMEVELEKDDNDNDGEGVETDPPPATQQSHVIRNADEIFLTIEGLMSKLHKLKEIEKAHHKLLESLRDPSLSQESEDQPCRSATVSRTPSMDRSSGDGKEGNPGDPRILSTGF